The region ATTCCCCGAAATCCCATTTCTAAAAGCCTTTCACATTCCGTTGATGATATTTTCTTTTGAGTGGGCACAAAAGCAGGTAGTTCAGTCATGCTAAGAATTTCTTTGTATTTTGTGATATCGAGGAGTGTAAGAGGTTTTCCATAATCACTTGGGTTTATGATGGAAACTTCCACAGCATCAGCACCTATCAAAACAAGATGTTTGACCATATAAAGTTCATACGTATAATTGAGTGCTAACATTTTTGCCATATTACTGTTAAGCAGATATAGTGGAGCATAGTCTATATAAACGTCGAAAAACGAGAAACCTGAATCTTCCATTTCCTTAATTTCAGAAGGAGAGGCCATTGTTTCTGTACCAGGGACAATGCCCATACAACAGTTTAATTCCTTTATTTTTTCAACCTCAGATTTTATTGCCTTCCATGAAGTATGGATTTGACCAGTTACTCTGTGTTTGAGATTTACGTGCAGCTTGATAGCATCAGCACCATTATCAATTGCTGCTCTCGCATAATCCAAAGAATTCTCAGGAAGGCTCACAATAAGAAGTGGTTTTTCTGAAGATAAAAGCTCATGAAAATTCAACATAAATCACCCCTGACCAAAGTCTCCCCATTTATTACTGTGGGCTCGACAAAGACAACCCCTTTAGCTTCAGTATTGCCATCAAGTAGTTCGCGTAGCATCAGAAAAGCAATTTTCCCTAATAAATATGGATTGAGCGAAACAGTAGAAATCTTAGGAGTGATGTGTTTGCAAAAACTCAATCCCCCAAAGCCAAGCAATCCTACTTCCTTAGGGACTTTGAATTTTAAAACATTCAGTTCTTCGAGGGCACCTTTTGCAAGCCAATCAGTAGTACAAAAAAGAGCTGTTCTGTAAGATCTCAGAAATTTTTCATGTTCTAAAACAGCCTTTTTGCCTGCCTTCTCGTCGAATTCTTCAAGCTCTATTATCTTAATATCATCAGTGCTTTTTCCTCTTTCTTTAAAGGATTTCAGAAAACCTTCTACTCTGTCGGAAAAGGTGGAAATAGATCTTGGACCAGTTATAACACACACTTTCTCATAATAAGTTTTTAGAATCTCGACTCCCGCTAAGTATCCTCCACGAATATTGTCATTATTCACTGATGGAAAGGATTCAAGTCCGTCATATTTGCCTATAAGTACAACTGGAAGCTCTATTTTGAGGAGAAAATTTTTCATGGACTCTGGCATAGGGATACCGCCAGCAATTATTCCATCAACAAGATTTAGAGGCACAAGAGTGTTGTCGAACTCTTCAATTGATGAAACTGTTTGAACTAAGTAATGAAAATTCTCCTTAGTAGCGTTTTCGAGAATGCCTTTTTGAACTTTTGAAAAAAACTCATCACTTTCCATTGATTCATGAGGATTGGCAACGAGGAGCATTATTATTTTATCGTTTCCTATTTCAATACTGGTTTTGTAACCTAATTCGCGAGCAACCCTGAGGATCTCCCGTTTTGTCTTGTCGCTGATACGTGGATCATTTTTAAGCGCTCTGGAAACAGTTGAAATGGAAAATCCTGTAATCTTCGAAATATCTTTCAATGTTCCAGCCACAAAACATCCTCCTTGCAAATTATGCAAATAAATATCACTATAAGTATAACATATTTAGATCGAAAGTCAAGCAGCGCAAATATCAAAAACATCTGTTTTATTCGTTGAATAAAGCATATCATAGCTTGAAACAAGGAGAATTGAAATTACACATAATCAAAAAATGAGTTATGCAAAATATGCAAATTTATCAATGTTAAGTCAGAAGGTTCCACCTTCTGTAAGGTAGAGATGAATAGTTTAACAAAGACCTGAAAAAATTAATGGACATGATTTTATAATAAAGATGGTAAGAAAAGGCAAAGGTAATATTCAAGGTACAGTTTTTGGAGTAATAAAAAATATGGCGAAATGCCTCTCAAGGCATACGCGGCAAAAGGTGTATGTGAACCACCCTGCGAGAATGAGGCACCCAAAAAGTGCAAACTCCTCAGGAAGCCTCAACTTGTAGAAACGAGGGTAGTTCGCAATAAAGTATTTCAACTCTTATTCATCTTAGCATTGGTATCATGAAATATCTTTTCATTAGTTTCGAATTCTCAAAATCACGTTTCATCTAAACTGTTTGCTCAATACTAAAATTAACGACTCTCACAAAGTAGTTGGAAAACACCTCCAACTCACTTTTTATGTCTAATATACCGGCAAATTTGACAAAATGTGAAAAAATGGGGCTCTTGCCCCATTTTTTATTGTGTTTTATAAATACTCGTGTTTCAACAGTGCCTCAAAGTTTTTATTTAATATTTCACAAAATCACCGAAAACTATAAAAACAGCATTGGAATTGGATAAATTATAGCTTCAGTAGCACTGCCTGTATCATCGACAAATACCGCGAAGAAATAGCCATCATCATTAATTATCAGAAATGGTAATGAGAAAGAAGTTATTGTGCCATCTTCAGTCTCACCTTGAACAGTCATCATATAAGTCTTTTGGACAAAATCTGGTGGATTTGCCCAATTATAAGACAAAAGCTTGCTGTCAATTTCGCTGAGCCCTTTGAGCTCTACACTTGTAAGTGTAGAGGGCCAAATGAAATCGAAAAGAAAAATACCAAACACCTCTACCCCATCGATCACATCTGTATCTGAAGCATCTTGATCAGGAATATAAACGAATTGCTTGATCAACTGCATGAACTCTGTTGGGCTTGAATCTGGGTTAGGGATATCAGATTCGAAGGCATCTAAAACAGTATTTAGCAAATTTTCAGCCGTTTGGTTGACATCTGTAGCTGTTGGAGAAATAAGCCCACAACCTGCAAGTACGAATAAGCCCGCAATCAGAAAAGTTAGAAACACCATTTTCACACAACCACCCCCTTGTGCTTAATAAATGTTATCATTATTTCGAAATAATGTCAACTTACTTTTACTCTGACTATCTTTTTCTGAAGATCTTTTTTTCAAGATAATTTTTCAATCACAACTGTCACAGTTTGTAGACAACTATCACATAAGTCACAATCTGTGATGTTATAATTATACCTGGTGGTCAAATGAAAAAAGATGATATAAAACATATCCTGAAAGCACTTTTTGATGAACCCCTCTCCTCTAAGGATCTACTTGTTGACAGAGAAAAAGAAATAGATTCTCTCAATATGGTGTGCTCACTCCAGCCGGCGGGAGTTTATGGTGTGTGCGGCGAAACGGGTGTTGGAAAAACAACTGTGTTGAACTTCGTTAATCCCGATGAAGGAGAAAGGATTTATCTGAAGCTCACAGAAAAAGAGAGCAAGGAGATAATAATTGCCGATATGCTTTACAAACTCGCTATGGAAGTAAAGAAAAGCAAAGCCACAGAGCTTTCGAAAATTGCAAAGCAAGTGATTGATTTCGTTGTCGAAGAAAGAAGTGAAACCAGTTCTCTTGGAGCGGCTGGAGGAGTTTTTGTGACAGGAAATTTTTCTAAAAGC is a window of Pseudothermotoga elfii DSM 9442 = NBRC 107921 DNA encoding:
- a CDS encoding LacI family DNA-binding transcriptional regulator, producing MAGTLKDISKITGFSISTVSRALKNDPRISDKTKREILRVARELGYKTSIEIGNDKIIMLLVANPHESMESDEFFSKVQKGILENATKENFHYLVQTVSSIEEFDNTLVPLNLVDGIIAGGIPMPESMKNFLLKIELPVVLIGKYDGLESFPSVNNDNIRGGYLAGVEILKTYYEKVCVITGPRSISTFSDRVEGFLKSFKERGKSTDDIKIIELEEFDEKAGKKAVLEHEKFLRSYRTALFCTTDWLAKGALEELNVLKFKVPKEVGLLGFGGLSFCKHITPKISTVSLNPYLLGKIAFLMLRELLDGNTEAKGVVFVEPTVINGETLVRGDLC